A portion of the Paenibacillus hamazuiensis genome contains these proteins:
- a CDS encoding AAA family ATPase, translated as MSIISDENVQTLAKQLVESRKNIILVFAFNGTGKTRLSVEYKNITKELNGGNHSGVYYNAYSEDLFVWDNDTENTGSPIKLNVMHSSLNQYHSSMDEEKLREKLTAYKPKFDFKFNYHTDTSLGISSISFYPQSESEEQPEAIKISRGEQQIFIWCLFLTMFDVQGWTGEQNSHFFIDDPVSSLDDHNIFITASTIMDLIDDHYENRKIIITTHHVGLFSILSDWLTKGEKASSYKRFTQMHTLKNSSNELFLLDCKKDVFLYHLELLQMLQHAINDNLLYAYHFAILRQVLENVSSFLGVGRISYVLEQIGVDDTDDVARIVNTLSHKTVFRYEAKELVPDNAELLSNVFNKLQNKYNFVLHIGGGNDA; from the coding sequence ATGAGTATTATCTCAGATGAAAATGTACAGACTTTGGCAAAGCAACTTGTTGAATCGAGAAAAAACATTATTTTAGTGTTTGCCTTTAATGGAACCGGCAAAACACGACTTTCTGTTGAATACAAAAATATTACCAAAGAATTGAACGGCGGTAATCATTCCGGTGTTTATTATAATGCTTATAGTGAAGATTTGTTTGTTTGGGATAATGATACGGAAAACACTGGTTCTCCAATAAAGCTGAATGTCATGCATTCCAGCCTGAATCAATATCATTCGTCAATGGATGAAGAAAAGCTTCGTGAAAAGCTAACTGCATACAAGCCAAAGTTTGATTTTAAGTTTAATTATCATACTGATACATCGCTTGGAATTAGCTCCATTAGTTTTTATCCGCAATCAGAAAGCGAAGAACAACCTGAAGCTATAAAAATTTCTCGTGGTGAGCAACAAATTTTTATTTGGTGCCTGTTTCTCACAATGTTTGATGTTCAAGGCTGGACAGGTGAACAAAATAGTCATTTCTTTATTGATGATCCTGTTTCAAGCTTAGATGACCATAACATCTTTATTACTGCATCAACAATAATGGATTTGATTGATGATCATTATGAGAATAGGAAGATCATTATTACAACTCACCACGTTGGACTTTTTTCTATTCTTTCAGACTGGCTGACAAAAGGCGAAAAAGCATCTTCGTATAAGAGATTTACCCAAATGCATACCTTAAAAAACTCGTCCAATGAATTATTTTTGTTGGATTGTAAAAAAGATGTTTTTCTTTATCATCTTGAGTTACTGCAAATGTTACAGCATGCGATAAACGACAATCTGTTATATGCTTATCATTTCGCAATACTAAGACAAGTATTAGAAAACGTTTCCTCCTTTCTCGGCGTTGGACGAATATCGTATGTGCTTGAACAAATCGGAGTGGATGACACTGATGATGTAGCTCGAATAGTAAATACATTGTCGCATAAAACTGTTTTCCGGTACGAGGCAAAAGAATTAGTTCCTGATAACGCAGAACTTTTATCAAATGTATTTAACAAGCTTCAAAATAAATATAATTTTGTATTACACATAGGTGGTGGTAACGATGCATGA
- a CDS encoding type I restriction-modification system subunit M — protein sequence MHDLQQKQLGATLWAIADKLRGAMNADDFRDYMLSFLFLRYLSDNYEQAAKKELGSDYLYCENEIKNIYAASKQDETISVMKEQAADYFSKQKLEENEKKMVLDDHFTLFESKKLTPLIMWYNNNLDQVAMFEKQMRRKLHYVIKPQYLWSNIYELARTQNKYLLKTLQAGFKFIENESFDSTFRGLFSEVNLDSDKLGRNYNSRNAMLCSIITEISEGLDEFSNESDLLGNAYEYLISQFAAGSGKKAGEFYTPQQISTILSRIVILDSQKPSEGKKKYINNLLDFACGSGSLLINVKKQLEPNSIGQIYGQEKNITTYNLARMNMLLHGFKDSEFQIFHGDSLLNDWDIFNEMNPAKKLECDAVVANPPFSYRWEPNDTLAEDFRFKNYGLAPKSAADFAFLLHGFHFLSDSGTMAIILPHGVLFRGGAEEKIRTKLLKDNNIDTIIGLPANLFFSTGIPVCILVLKKCKKFDDVLFINASEYYEKGKRQNILLPEHIDRIVDTYQYRKEDDKKYSRRVSMEEIEKNGYNLNISRYVSTAPEEEIINLAKVKEDLDCIEKDINEAKEKHNRFLRELGLPELK from the coding sequence ATGCATGATTTACAACAAAAACAATTAGGTGCAACCCTGTGGGCCATAGCAGATAAACTTCGCGGAGCGATGAATGCCGACGACTTTCGTGATTACATGTTGTCTTTTCTCTTCTTGCGCTATCTTTCAGATAACTATGAACAGGCAGCAAAAAAAGAACTTGGTAGCGATTATCTTTATTGTGAGAATGAAATTAAAAATATCTATGCTGCGAGTAAGCAGGATGAGACTATTAGTGTGATGAAAGAGCAGGCAGCAGATTATTTTAGCAAACAAAAATTAGAAGAAAATGAAAAAAAGATGGTGCTCGATGATCATTTCACATTGTTTGAAAGTAAAAAGTTGACCCCGCTTATTATGTGGTATAATAACAACTTGGATCAAGTAGCCATGTTTGAAAAGCAAATGCGACGTAAGCTTCATTACGTAATCAAGCCGCAGTATCTCTGGAGTAATATATACGAATTAGCTCGCACGCAAAACAAATACCTCTTGAAGACATTACAAGCTGGTTTTAAATTTATAGAAAATGAGTCTTTCGACAGTACGTTTCGTGGGTTGTTCTCAGAGGTGAATCTTGACTCTGATAAGCTTGGAAGAAATTACAACTCTCGCAATGCAATGCTGTGTTCGATTATAACCGAAATTTCTGAGGGGCTAGATGAATTTTCTAACGAAAGTGATCTACTGGGCAATGCCTACGAATACTTAATAAGTCAATTTGCTGCAGGATCAGGTAAAAAAGCTGGAGAGTTTTATACCCCCCAGCAGATTTCGACCATCCTTTCTCGAATCGTTATACTTGATAGCCAAAAACCAAGTGAAGGGAAAAAAAAGTATATTAATAACCTGCTGGACTTTGCTTGCGGCTCTGGTTCTCTTCTAATTAACGTTAAAAAGCAACTTGAGCCAAACAGCATTGGGCAGATATATGGACAAGAAAAGAATATCACGACTTACAATCTTGCGCGTATGAACATGCTCCTTCATGGATTCAAAGACTCTGAATTTCAAATATTTCACGGAGATTCATTATTGAATGATTGGGACATTTTCAATGAAATGAACCCAGCCAAGAAATTGGAGTGTGACGCAGTTGTAGCAAATCCACCTTTCAGTTACCGTTGGGAGCCGAACGATACACTTGCTGAAGATTTTCGTTTTAAAAACTATGGATTGGCACCGAAATCAGCAGCAGATTTTGCTTTTCTACTTCATGGTTTCCACTTTTTAAGCGATAGTGGCACAATGGCAATCATTCTGCCACATGGTGTTTTATTCCGTGGTGGTGCAGAAGAAAAAATAAGGACTAAATTGCTTAAGGACAATAATATCGACACGATAATAGGATTACCCGCAAACCTCTTTTTCTCTACTGGTATTCCGGTCTGTATTCTTGTGCTAAAAAAGTGCAAGAAATTTGATGATGTGCTGTTTATTAACGCAAGTGAGTACTACGAAAAGGGGAAACGTCAAAATATCTTATTGCCAGAGCATATTGACAGAATAGTTGACACATATCAATATCGAAAAGAAGATGACAAAAAATATTCTCGCCGTGTCTCCATGGAAGAAATTGAAAAGAACGGCTACAACCTGAATATATCAAGGTATGTAAGCACAGCTCCGGAAGAAGAAATTATTAATCTTGCGAAAGTAAAAGAGGACTTAGACTGCATTGAAAAAGATATAAATGAAGCCAAGGAAAAACACAATCGGTTTTTAAGAGAGCTTGGGTTGCCGGAGTTGAAGTAA
- a CDS encoding S8 family serine peptidase, which yields MLKKLISTLLSFIMLFTLAVPAFAAQNSTVTDKEDQYIIKFKDVSKGKTELQKNKRKADKQFTRLPSHAALKLKASEVQQLRKDANVEYIEKDYAVHQTVEQATYKDQISYNLLQIHAPEAQEQGATGDKVKIAILDTGISSSSTELHIAGGVSFVPAEPTYEDQNGHGTAMAGIAAAIKDNKGLLGVAPGAEIYAVKVLDRQGSGTYSQVIQGIEWAIDNHMDIVSMSFAGIEYSKALEEAAQLAYQNGILLVAATGNDGAATVSYPAKYSSVIAVGAVDEHNQLASFSNTGEEVELVAPGVNIQGLSLTTYSTLSGTSAAVPHVAGAAALVKQQHPEYKNVQLRQVLNQSATPLGNKNQFGNGLVNALGSVRYSAVEGTEPTPEPPSKNDKSTLGNFTEEEVNTIQSTFSSDMLLLAAYVYPTLSPLLSQEQAGVLAGWTDAQAEQTWTQLNGSQQALIKKWTPVVAQRWDPASKPKDDPVENTAAKQVQAAEDNYDIIYRDPVDPTPYMANIDGAIDTIHRTSAQQETDLYLPGKHGLDFSIVRTYNSLAAKVTSLSNCGFYSKDCYVVSVPSVYYPGSDEGYDFNATAQPDNFKKGVRLNEIATGWSINLPTMSKTVDYRNTSTSGKITLNTTPNGYNYYRLQPVYELHFTLEDGKTYSFRIGETTPYNWPYSNVKLTDARSDYYILTVNDDVQYYFMWNRGNMYDRTKRSGLYMKKNRYGDAIYYSQDGIHVNSKTGFAEGTLQITDTMGRQISVPLDSSGISGFTVTDAGGNETHRISYNRSKKVQQEGEEYYGETYFYKLDSVTDQHNGQKVLRTYKYKDPEQWRADANIQDDYRYDVDNSGKPVLDLTVNGQGVDSSWIHNKDMQYSKDIKYLLLESVTDDIGFITTYEYQPYDSSWRSYPSYEERMRKRGTIRNYMDPYALTYYGYHPVVNVKFSYTDSTGAAKNLTRTFSSNSAVSAEIWSEPKTNNPYGNFHLTYSGSYRSGDRPATTVKTYYGDYTEELTTQYAANGLGSTVPVNQLKKSSPSTVNWENGNQRYTWSDIEVTSYRYDVNKPNPKSIIRWVDGGAADTKPQNILDFLRYGLYNNLPAGLSNYATVSKKDYDNYGYVTYEEDSYGNKVTRQYIADPDHRLSYLKQTSADGLVQYEESYAYTSRTGAISYFVTEYDNDGWPYLAEYHYPLYTLDKVTTKDTYPDANTGQAVSDTVVTEYLLFDTAKKVPTQIKEASSGSQFNDAIVTTRNLEYDGGGLHITRETIGATLAAGQGPTNLVISREYDAYDRVKKITYPDNNSVTYGYDFKNRLTQSIFAPAANPAATRTTQFAYDDASRTITKTLPDGEKGIITYSPYGKVEKQQRQVGGSTILTLRNVMDSTGVLLKETQPYGDASKKTTYVYGGSGDIQTATNALGQQTNYYYGNTATSLNNATQFPQSTVRVVEPDGKETWTIKDREGRTLQVVEKSLTKNRETRYTYTPLGKLSQQQILNGQGAAQTTQYKYDGLGNMTYLKDDKGQVFQYTYNRFGNMVKTIMGGTQQKLNTYNELGWLLSKTLFTNPAEQYQYNKNGLVSRYTDKAGQAYTYTYTDYNEESRISIVNPAGAEVYWKQNTYDGLTRLLTAISSSEGETLEYHYDNLKRMDWQKAAGRTYSLGYDGFDRLKTLTYPDGQQITYGYDNLNRINSVAYPGMGTVVPSYGVTNNENKYALTMANGLKQEKKTDAFKELVAETHSVSGTNTWTESFEYDGFGNISRINRNGANYGFQYDGLNRIQQENLPSGTNKYTYDDKGNRLTMETSTGVNIPDSTQDFTYNAVNELKTFNNNAGTSASYSYYGDGLRATKNVNGNLTRYVYLNGKVIEELDAGGNVKARNIWGNELLWRQDNTSGKSGYYFYNGHGDVVAIKDAAGNNINTYDYDIWGNLTSKTGIMDNPYRYTGEPQDDESGLIYLRARYYDPTVGRFISQDTVEGDLNNPLSLNLYTYVQNNPVFCFLRGGLKNRESAINWHEKPPSHSLKVVFRIQPI from the coding sequence ATGTTAAAAAAGCTTATTTCAACGTTGCTCAGCTTCATCATGCTCTTTACTCTCGCCGTACCAGCTTTTGCCGCTCAAAACAGCACAGTAACCGACAAGGAAGACCAATACATCATCAAATTCAAAGACGTCTCCAAAGGAAAAACGGAGCTGCAAAAGAACAAAAGGAAAGCGGACAAGCAATTTACCCGCCTTCCTTCTCATGCAGCACTAAAGCTGAAAGCTTCGGAAGTCCAGCAGCTGCGTAAAGACGCTAACGTCGAATACATCGAAAAAGATTATGCCGTCCATCAAACCGTGGAACAGGCGACATACAAGGATCAAATCAGCTACAATCTGCTGCAAATTCACGCCCCGGAGGCTCAAGAGCAGGGAGCAACCGGTGACAAAGTCAAAATCGCCATCCTGGATACGGGCATTTCATCGTCCTCGACAGAGCTCCATATTGCCGGTGGCGTCTCCTTCGTGCCTGCGGAACCGACCTACGAAGACCAAAACGGTCACGGCACAGCCATGGCGGGAATCGCCGCGGCAATAAAAGATAACAAAGGGCTGCTGGGCGTCGCACCCGGCGCAGAGATCTACGCGGTGAAGGTGCTGGACCGCCAAGGCAGCGGTACATACAGCCAGGTCATCCAGGGCATCGAATGGGCGATAGATAACCATATGGATATCGTCTCGATGAGCTTTGCCGGCATTGAATACTCCAAAGCTTTGGAAGAGGCGGCACAGCTGGCATACCAAAACGGCATTCTGCTCGTGGCGGCGACCGGCAACGATGGGGCTGCCACCGTCTCCTACCCGGCCAAATACAGCTCCGTCATTGCCGTCGGTGCGGTCGACGAGCATAACCAGCTCGCCAGCTTCTCCAATACGGGGGAGGAAGTGGAGCTTGTCGCACCGGGCGTCAACATACAGGGACTTTCCCTCACAACCTACAGTACCCTAAGTGGCACCTCGGCAGCAGTGCCCCATGTCGCCGGTGCGGCTGCGCTTGTGAAGCAGCAGCATCCGGAATATAAGAATGTACAGCTTCGGCAAGTGCTGAATCAAAGTGCGACTCCGCTCGGTAATAAAAATCAATTCGGTAACGGACTGGTCAACGCGTTAGGGTCCGTAAGGTACAGCGCTGTCGAGGGGACCGAGCCCACGCCAGAACCTCCGTCGAAGAACGATAAGTCAACACTCGGAAACTTTACGGAAGAAGAAGTAAACACCATTCAAAGCACATTCAGTTCCGATATGCTGCTGCTCGCCGCATACGTGTACCCAACATTATCCCCACTGCTGAGCCAGGAACAAGCAGGCGTTTTAGCCGGTTGGACTGATGCGCAAGCCGAACAAACGTGGACGCAGCTGAACGGTAGTCAACAAGCGCTGATCAAGAAGTGGACACCCGTTGTCGCACAGCGATGGGATCCTGCCTCCAAACCGAAAGACGACCCGGTTGAAAATACGGCGGCCAAGCAGGTTCAAGCCGCCGAGGATAACTATGATATCATCTACCGTGATCCGGTAGATCCAACACCGTATATGGCAAATATTGACGGCGCCATCGATACGATCCACCGGACTAGCGCGCAGCAGGAAACGGATTTGTACTTGCCCGGTAAACACGGTCTGGACTTCAGCATCGTACGCACGTATAATTCGCTGGCCGCTAAAGTGACGTCGCTTTCCAACTGCGGATTTTACAGCAAGGATTGTTACGTGGTTTCAGTTCCTTCGGTTTATTACCCGGGGTCCGATGAAGGATACGACTTTAACGCCACGGCACAACCGGATAATTTTAAAAAAGGAGTACGGCTCAACGAGATCGCTACCGGATGGAGTATTAATCTCCCTACCATGTCGAAAACGGTTGATTATCGGAATACAAGTACGAGTGGGAAAATTACTCTTAACACGACACCAAACGGTTATAATTATTATCGTCTTCAGCCTGTTTACGAACTCCACTTTACGCTGGAGGATGGTAAGACCTATTCGTTTCGCATAGGAGAGACCACTCCTTACAACTGGCCCTACAGCAATGTGAAATTGACCGATGCCAGAAGTGATTATTACATTCTTACGGTTAATGATGACGTACAGTACTACTTCATGTGGAACCGTGGAAACATGTATGACCGGACAAAACGTTCCGGACTGTACATGAAAAAAAATCGATACGGCGATGCGATTTATTATTCGCAAGATGGCATTCATGTAAATTCAAAAACCGGCTTTGCGGAAGGCACCCTGCAAATTACCGATACGATGGGGCGTCAAATATCGGTGCCGCTCGACAGCAGCGGCATATCCGGGTTTACGGTAACCGACGCCGGAGGGAATGAAACTCATCGGATCAGTTACAACCGGTCAAAGAAAGTACAGCAAGAAGGGGAAGAGTACTACGGTGAAACGTACTTTTATAAACTGGATAGTGTCACGGACCAGCATAACGGGCAAAAAGTTCTGCGGACGTATAAGTACAAAGATCCGGAGCAATGGCGCGCGGATGCCAATATCCAAGACGATTACCGTTACGATGTAGATAACTCTGGGAAACCGGTTCTGGATTTGACCGTAAACGGTCAAGGCGTGGACTCTTCGTGGATTCATAATAAGGACATGCAATATTCCAAAGATATCAAATACTTGCTGCTCGAATCGGTAACCGATGATATCGGATTTATAACCACGTATGAATACCAGCCTTACGATAGCAGCTGGAGGAGTTATCCTAGCTACGAGGAACGGATGCGAAAACGCGGGACCATCCGCAACTACATGGATCCGTATGCGCTGACGTATTATGGTTACCATCCTGTGGTCAACGTCAAGTTCAGCTATACCGACAGCACAGGAGCAGCGAAAAACTTAACACGGACCTTCAGTTCGAACAGCGCCGTCTCGGCGGAAATATGGAGTGAACCGAAAACAAACAACCCGTACGGCAACTTTCATTTGACGTATAGCGGAAGCTACCGCAGCGGAGATCGTCCGGCGACCACCGTGAAAACGTATTACGGCGATTACACGGAAGAGCTGACGACGCAGTATGCCGCAAACGGGTTAGGCTCCACGGTGCCGGTCAACCAATTGAAAAAGAGTAGTCCGAGCACCGTAAATTGGGAGAACGGCAACCAGCGGTACACCTGGTCGGACATCGAAGTCACCTCGTACCGGTATGACGTCAACAAGCCGAATCCCAAGAGCATCATCCGCTGGGTTGACGGCGGAGCGGCAGATACGAAGCCGCAGAACATTCTGGACTTTTTGCGTTATGGATTATATAACAATTTGCCAGCCGGTTTATCGAACTACGCAACTGTCAGCAAAAAAGATTACGATAATTACGGATATGTCACGTATGAGGAAGACTCGTACGGCAATAAGGTCACAAGGCAGTATATTGCGGATCCCGATCATCGGCTTAGTTACTTGAAGCAAACATCCGCGGACGGTCTTGTCCAGTATGAAGAAAGTTATGCTTATACATCACGAACCGGTGCAATCTCCTACTTCGTTACCGAGTATGACAATGATGGTTGGCCCTATCTTGCGGAATACCATTATCCGCTGTATACGCTCGATAAGGTGACGACAAAGGATACGTATCCGGACGCCAACACCGGTCAGGCGGTATCGGATACGGTCGTGACCGAATATTTGTTGTTTGATACAGCGAAAAAAGTACCGACGCAAATAAAAGAAGCGAGTTCCGGCAGCCAGTTTAACGATGCCATCGTAACCACGCGCAATCTGGAATATGACGGCGGCGGGCTGCATATCACCCGGGAAACGATCGGAGCTACGCTGGCCGCTGGACAAGGTCCGACGAATCTGGTCATTTCCCGGGAATACGATGCGTACGACCGGGTTAAAAAAATAACGTACCCGGATAACAATTCCGTGACCTACGGCTATGACTTTAAAAACCGCTTGACGCAGTCGATATTCGCACCGGCAGCGAATCCGGCAGCAACGCGGACGACCCAATTTGCCTACGACGATGCGTCACGGACCATCACCAAGACATTGCCGGACGGAGAGAAAGGGATCATAACCTACTCCCCGTACGGGAAAGTGGAAAAGCAGCAGCGCCAAGTGGGCGGCAGTACGATCCTGACGCTGAGAAACGTGATGGACAGCACCGGCGTCCTTTTGAAAGAAACGCAACCGTACGGGGATGCCTCGAAGAAGACGACCTACGTTTACGGAGGCAGCGGTGATATTCAAACGGCGACCAACGCGCTGGGGCAGCAAACGAACTATTATTATGGCAATACCGCTACCTCTTTAAATAATGCCACCCAGTTTCCGCAAAGCACCGTACGGGTGGTCGAGCCGGACGGTAAAGAGACGTGGACGATCAAGGACCGGGAAGGGCGCACGCTGCAGGTGGTGGAGAAGAGCCTGACGAAAAACCGGGAAACGCGGTATACGTACACGCCCCTGGGCAAGCTATCCCAGCAGCAGATTTTAAACGGCCAGGGTGCAGCACAGACGACCCAGTACAAATACGACGGTCTGGGCAACATGACGTATTTGAAAGACGATAAGGGACAAGTGTTCCAATATACGTACAACCGGTTTGGAAACATGGTCAAAACGATCATGGGAGGCACTCAGCAAAAACTCAATACATACAACGAACTGGGGTGGCTGCTTTCCAAGACGTTGTTTACGAATCCCGCGGAGCAGTACCAGTACAACAAGAACGGGCTGGTGAGTAGGTATACCGATAAGGCCGGACAGGCATATACGTATACGTACACGGATTACAACGAAGAGAGCAGAATATCGATCGTGAATCCGGCGGGGGCTGAAGTCTATTGGAAGCAAAACACTTACGACGGGTTGACTCGTTTGCTGACCGCTATAAGCAGCAGTGAAGGGGAGACGCTTGAATACCACTACGATAACCTTAAACGAATGGATTGGCAGAAGGCAGCAGGAAGAACCTACTCGCTGGGGTATGACGGCTTTGATCGGCTGAAGACACTGACCTATCCGGATGGTCAGCAAATTACTTACGGGTATGATAACTTGAACCGCATTAACTCCGTGGCCTATCCTGGAATGGGAACGGTAGTACCGTCGTACGGGGTTACGAACAACGAGAATAAGTATGCTTTGACGATGGCTAATGGGTTAAAGCAGGAGAAGAAGACCGATGCCTTTAAGGAACTGGTGGCGGAAACCCATTCCGTGAGCGGTACGAACACCTGGACCGAGTCTTTTGAATACGATGGCTTCGGGAATATTAGTAGGATTAACCGCAACGGGGCGAACTACGGGTTCCAGTACGACGGACTCAATCGGATTCAGCAGGAAAACTTGCCGAGCGGGACGAACAAATACACGTATGACGACAAAGGCAACCGACTAACGATGGAAACGTCGACAGGAGTGAACATCCCAGATAGTACACAGGATTTCACGTACAATGCGGTGAATGAGCTGAAGACGTTCAACAACAATGCGGGCACATCGGCATCGTACAGCTACTATGGGGATGGGCTGCGAGCAACGAAGAACGTTAATGGGAACCTGACTCGTTATGTGTATCTCAATGGTAAAGTCATTGAGGAGTTGGATGCCGGTGGCAACGTGAAGGCCCGAAACATTTGGGGTAACGAGCTGCTGTGGAGACAGGACAATACGAGCGGCAAGAGTGGATATTACTTCTACAACGGTCATGGTGATGTGGTGGCGATCAAGGATGCCGCGGGTAACAACATCAATACTTATGACTATGATATTTGGGGTAATCTGACTAGCAAGACAGGTATCATGGATAATCCATATCGTTATACAGGTGAACCACAGGATGACGAGAGTGGACTGATTTACCTGAGGGCGCGGTATTATGACCCTACTGTGGGACGATTCATAAGCCAAGATACGGTTGAAGGAGATTTGAATAATCCTCTGAGTTTGAATCTGTATACTTATGTGCAGAACAATCCGGTATTCTGTTTTTTACGAGGTGGATTAAAAAACAGGGAGTCAGCAATAAATTGGCATGAGAAGCCACCTTCGCATTCGTTGAAGGTGGTCTTTCGCATTCAGCCAATATAG